TTACTTGTCGTATTCCTTGTTAAGTCACCAGAAAAAAAAGAGGAGCCACAAACTTTTTCCTGTTTTTTGTCATGCTTAAAAAACATTTTTCGAAAAGATGGAAAGTGGCTAACGGCGATTTTTGCAATTGGCGGCGTGATTATGTTTGTTCTGTTTGGCATTCTATTCTATCTTGCCGGGTTTTTGGAAAATGAATTTCAAATTGTAGGTGTTAAAAAAGGAGGGGTTATTGCTATTCCGCTTGTTGCTCTTTCTTTAACCTCCTATGTGACGGGAAAACGTATCGGTGAGAATAAGAAAACGATGAAATGGTGCATTTTCATTGGTTTATTTATTCTGGCAGCAGCGACACTAAGCGTCTCATTTACGGAACGACTCTGGTTGATGTTACTGATCTTATTTGTGGGTGGAGTAGGAATTGGAATGTCTCTTCCTTGTCTTGATGCCCTCATCACAGAAGGGGTAAAAAAAGAAGAACGTGGAACAATTACATCTCTTTATAGCTCGACTCGCTTCCTTGGCGTAGCGGCTGGTCCACCAATTTATGCATTACTCATGAAGCAGTCTCATGAAGTTGTTTTCTATGCTTCAGCAGGTGTAACAGTAATTGCGATCCTTCTTTGCTTTGTTTCCATTAAGCCTGAAACCAATACAGATGTTTAGAGTGGTGAAATATAGGGTAAATATATAACCCTCCCACGATAAGCAAAAAATAAGGAATAAATGGAAAAATAGAAAGAGGGAATGAATAATGTCATTAGAATTAATACTACAGTTTTTAATGTTAAGTATAGGCTTTATAGCGGTAGCGGCACTATTTCTCAACGTTGATAAAAAGCGTACACAAAAGCGTTTAGAATTAGAACTTGCTGAATATGAACAATCGCATCAAGTATCAAAATACGAGAAGAACAAATAAGATGGAGACTCTGAAACGAGTTTTCATCTTTTTTTGTATCTTGCTTAATGGAAAGATAGAAAGTTACCGGGTATTTGAATTCTTAGAAGTTTGATAATTACGGATAGTGGTATGAAAAGGTTAGATAACCAATTTAGCAACGGTACAATAGAACGCAAAGGAGATTATTCGTTATGACACATAAAACAGATCACTATTTTGCTAAAAATTATGAACAGTCACGTGAGACATTTCGCAATCATCTTGATAAAATCCAAAAGAAATGGCCTTCCGCAACCTTATCAACAAAGTCAATTGGGAAAGAAGAAGATAATACAATCGATATGATTTACTCTGAAGCCCTTACATCAAACGATCGTGTTTTATTCTTCACTTCAGGCGAGCACGGGATAGAAGGCTATGCTGGAGCAGCGGTTATCCATATGTTTGTAGAAGAATATCTTGATCAAATCGATCCTTCAACGACAGGGATTTGCCTGATTCATGCCCTTAATCCGTGGGGTATGCGGCATTTTCGACGGGTTACAGAAAATAATGTTGATCTAAACAGAAATTACTTTTATGACGAAAATTCAATTCGTAGAGACGTGAATAAAAATTATGCTAAGGAAAGCGACTTATTTCTTCCAAATGGTAAAATCACTGATTTGCAAGCAGAGAAGCACAAGCTATATGCACAGTTGATTAAAGGGCTAGCAAAGGAAGGATACGCAGGATTAAAAAAAGCAAAGGGAATGGGCCAATTTGAATTTGAGCGCGGTGTCTATTACGGAGGTTCAACAGCTGAAGAATCAGCTCTTTTCTTAAAGGATATACAAGAAAAGTTGTTAGGAACTTATCCTGGTGTTGTCCACATGGATTGGCATACAGCTCTTGGACCAACAAATGAAATAACAATGGTGATCTCAGAGAATGATGGAAGAGACGTGAAGGAGTTACAAGAAGCGTACAATCTTAACAACGTCGAAAAGTATACTCCTGAAAAAGTTAAAGGGGATTCTACGAATCATTTCTACAAATTAAAAGAAGAAGCTTACCCAGAAACATATCTTCTATCGGCTTTGTTTGAGTTCGGAACGTTTGGAACAGATAAACAGGCTGAAATTCGCGAATTTATGACGATTATTTTGGAAAATCATTTGTATTTTGAAGGGGCAGAATCAGTTGATGATATTCAATGGATTCTAGGAGAATTCGAAGCGATGTTTTACCCGGATGATTCCGAATGGAGAGAATCAGTTGTCAATGAGGCACGCCATGGAATAGAGGGAGTTTTAAAGAAAGAAGAAATTCTAAGTTAGAAATAAAAGGAGGGAGCGAATGATTCGCTCCCTCCTTTTTGTTATTACCCAATTGAACTTCGCACTTCATTCACTTGACCATCAATTGAAAGAGGCCGGTCTTCTCTTTGTTCAATCTTAATATTTGTGATAACACGATCTGTACCTTTTCCTAGAGCACTTGTATGAATGTCTCTTGCTAATTCAAAGAGTTCATCGACGTTTCCTTCAAAGACAGTAGAGGTTGGTCCAATATGGTAAGTGAATCCTTCTTTCTCAGCTAACTTTACAGCTTCTGTTACAAAATGATTCATGCTCGTTTGACTTGTTCCTACAGGTGTAACACTGATTTCTAATAGTGCCATACTTAATCCTCTCCTTCTCTTGTAGTCATAGTAGTCTATTGACGGATTTTCTCTAATCCAAACGTTAATAGAAGGATACGATGTAAAAGAATTAATGAAACTTCCTTTATTTTCAAAAAAACGAAACGAAAGAGACACCTCATTCGTATAAATAGAAAAGAGCTCGGGAGGAATGCTGCATGATGAACTTTTTTCTTATGTTGGTAGTTTTTGTTGCCTCTTTAACTGGATTCAATTGGTTAATGGGCTATCGGAAAAATTATATCCAGATTGATCTAGATGAACGCTATATTGACTACAATGAATACGTAAGGGCACTTAAGAATGAGTTGAGTGGGCAAGGAAAAGAGGTCGAG
The sequence above is drawn from the Pseudalkalibacillus hwajinpoensis genome and encodes:
- a CDS encoding MTH1187 family thiamine-binding protein, which produces MALLEISVTPVGTSQTSMNHFVTEAVKLAEKEGFTYHIGPTSTVFEGNVDELFELARDIHTSALGKGTDRVITNIKIEQREDRPLSIDGQVNEVRSSIG
- a CDS encoding M14 family metallopeptidase — its product is MTHKTDHYFAKNYEQSRETFRNHLDKIQKKWPSATLSTKSIGKEEDNTIDMIYSEALTSNDRVLFFTSGEHGIEGYAGAAVIHMFVEEYLDQIDPSTTGICLIHALNPWGMRHFRRVTENNVDLNRNYFYDENSIRRDVNKNYAKESDLFLPNGKITDLQAEKHKLYAQLIKGLAKEGYAGLKKAKGMGQFEFERGVYYGGSTAEESALFLKDIQEKLLGTYPGVVHMDWHTALGPTNEITMVISENDGRDVKELQEAYNLNNVEKYTPEKVKGDSTNHFYKLKEEAYPETYLLSALFEFGTFGTDKQAEIREFMTIILENHLYFEGAESVDDIQWILGEFEAMFYPDDSEWRESVVNEARHGIEGVLKKEEILS
- a CDS encoding MFS transporter, with product MDDKKKWDLISLASIPLVMTLGNSMLIPVLPIIEKKLSITSFKVSMIITVYSIAAILLIPIAGYLSDRYGRKKVIIPSLFIAGIGGLVTGWASWSLENPYVMILIGRVLQGIGSSGAAPVVLPLVGDLFKNDKDVSAGLGLIETSNTVGKVLSPILGALLASFLWYLPFLSIPVFSLISILLVVFLVKSPEKKEEPQTFSCFLSCLKNIFRKDGKWLTAIFAIGGVIMFVLFGILFYLAGFLENEFQIVGVKKGGVIAIPLVALSLTSYVTGKRIGENKKTMKWCIFIGLFILAAATLSVSFTERLWLMLLILFVGGVGIGMSLPCLDALITEGVKKEERGTITSLYSSTRFLGVAAGPPIYALLMKQSHEVVFYASAGVTVIAILLCFVSIKPETNTDV